In Macadamia integrifolia cultivar HAES 741 chromosome 1, SCU_Mint_v3, whole genome shotgun sequence, a single window of DNA contains:
- the LOC122073608 gene encoding respiratory burst oxidase homolog protein B-like, protein MGNQVDIQREPAETESESTGARSRRVGFSGSLTPRRWRDNEDYVEVTLDVHDDEWISIHDFTDCDSIKEEVKEEEEEEEEEEEESDDEEVVEVPKSLSFRLMRQVSQGLKRMASAAPSPKRLISFRRRSKVDRTKSGATRALLGLQFMAKNVVAKGWSEVESKFNHLAINGGVVLPRSRFGQCIGMTKDESDGFAGELFDSLARKRGIETNSVTLDELHEFWKQITNENFDNRLQTFFDMVDKNADGRITEEEIREIIKLSASTCKLSKIHQSADEYAALIMEELDPNNIGYIEIYNLEMLLLQGSQYSTDLATNNHKLSKLLSHKLIPTKEPNPIKRCYQRMAYFLEDNWKRVWVIVLWISICVGLFTWKFIQYKHRAVFEIMGYCVCTAKGASETLKFNMALILLPVCRNSITWLRSKTKLGAMIPFDDNINFHKVIAIGIAIGVGLHVIPHLACNFPRLLNCTNKEYEPMKPFFGNTHPTNYWWFFKGFDENWTGVVMVVLMVIAYTLAQPWFRRNRLKLPKPLKKLTGFNSFWYSHHLFIIVYILFIFHGFFLYLSKKWYQKTTWMYLVMPIALYACERLVCAFRSHYYKRVRILKIAIHPGNVLALQMTKPRGFQYKSGQYIFVKCSTISSFQWHPFSITSAPGDDYLGIHIRSSGDWTSQLKKVFSKVCPTPTDEQRADREQGENNRRFPRLLIDGPYGAPAQDYKEYKVVLLVGLGIGATPMISIVKDMLNNIKQQKQIEKGGGVVVENGGKANQPRSPVTSRVYFYWVTREEGSFEWFREVMNEVAEYDQECVIELHNYCSSVYEEGDARAALIAMLQSLHHAKSGIDCVSGTRVKTHFARPKWRDVFKRLTLNHTNQRVGVFYCGASLDLEGELRRLARNFSRRTTTKFDFHKENF, encoded by the exons ATGGGAAATCAAGTAGACATCCAAAGAGAGCCAGCTGAAACAGAGTCGGAAAGCACAGGAGCAAGAAGCAGACGAGTTGGGTTCAGTGGCTCTCTAActccaaggcggtggagagaCAATGAAGATTACGTTGAGGTAACATTAGACGTCCATGACGATGAATGGATCTCCATCCATGACTTCACAGATTGTGATTCtatcaaagaagaagtaaaagaagaagaagaagaagaagaagaagaagaagaagagagcgaTGATgaggaggtggtggaagtgcCTAAATCGCTCTCATTCAGGTTGATGAGACAGGTCTCACAAGGCCTGAAGCGCATGGCTAGCGCAGCTCCATCTCCCAAGAGGTTGATCAGCTTCAGGAGGAGGAGTAAGGTTGATAGGACCAAGTCAGGAGCCACTCGCGCACTTCTAGGGCTTCAGTTCATGGCTAAGAATGTTGTGGCCAAAGGTTGGTCCGAAGTTGAATCTAAGTTCAACCATTTAGCCATTAATGGAGGAGTAGTGCTTCCTAGGTCTCGCTTTGGTCAATGCATAG GAATGACTAAGGACGAGTCAGATGGGTTTGCGGGTGAGTTATTCGACTCGCTAGCTCGGAAGAGAGGAATAGAGACTAATTCAGTGACCCTGGACGAGCTTCATGAGTTCTGGAAGCAGATAACCAATGAAAACTTTGATAACAGGCTCCAGACCTTCTTTGACAT GGTGGACAAGAATGCGGACGGGCGGATCACTGAAGAAGAAATTAGAGAG ATCATAAAACTCAGTGCTTCCACTTGCAAACTGTCAAAGATTCATCAAAGTGCAGATGAATATGCAGCTCTGATCATGGAAGAGTTGGATCCAAACAACATAGGATACATTGAG ATTTACAACTTAGAGATGTTGCTGTTGCAAGGAAGCCAATACTCAACAGACCTTGCAACTAACAACCACAAGCTGAGCAAACTTCTAAGCCATAAACTCATCCCAACCAAagaacccaacccaatcaaGAGATGCTATCAAAGGATGGCCTACTTCCTAGAGGATAACTGGAAGAGGGTTTGGGTGATAGTCCTCTGGATTTCCATTTGTGTGGGGCTTTTCACTTGGAAGTTCATCCAGTACAAGCACAGAGCTGTGTTTGAAATCATGGGATACTGTGTTTGCACTGCCAAGGGTGCCTCTGAGACCCTTAAGTTCAATATGGCCCTCATTCTTCTCCCTGTCTGTAGAAACTCCATCACTTGGCTAAGGAGCAAGACCAAGCTTGGAGCTATGATTCCCTTTGATGACAATATCAACTTCCATAAG GTAATAGCTATAGGGATTGCAATAGGAGTTGGGCTCCATGTAATTCCACATTTGGCATGCAATTTCCCTAGGCTTCTAAATTGTACAAATAAAGAGTATGAGCCCATGAAGCCATTTTTTGGCAATACACATCCTACAAATTACTGGTGGTTCTTCAAAGGCTTTGATGAGAATTGGACCGGAGTAGTGATGGTTGTACTTATGGTGATTGCCTACACATTGGCCCAACCGTGGTTCCGAAGAAACCGGCTCAAGCTTCCCAAACCATTGAAAAAGCTCACAGGCTTTAATTCCTTTTGGTATTCTCACCACTTATTTATCATTGTCTATATCCTCTTcatcttccatggcttcttcctctacctCAGCAAGAAATGGTACCAGAAAACA ACATGGATGTATCTTGTCATGCCGATTGCACTATACGCATGTGAGCGATTGGTTTGTGCCTTTAGATCTCATTACTATAAGAGGGTGAGGATTTTGAAG ATTGCGATTCACCCTGGAAATGTATTGGCGCTTCAAATGACCAAACCTCGAGGATTTCAGTATAAAAGCGGGCAGTATATATTTGTCAAGTGTTCAacaatttcttcttttcaatG GCATCCTTTTTCAATTACATCAGCTCCAGGAGATGACTACTTGGGCATTCATATTCGTAGCTCAGGTGATTGGACATCACAACTCAAAAAGGTCTTCTCTAAG GTATGCCCAACTCCAACCGACGAACAAAGAGCTGACCGCGAGCAAGGGGAGAATAACCGGAG GTTTCCAAGGCTATTGATTGATGGCCCATATGGAGCCCCTGCACAAGATTACAAGGAATATAAGGTTGTCCTTTTGGTTGGGCTTGGGATTGGGGCAACACCTATGATCAGCATTGTTAAGGACATGTTAAATAACATCAAGCAACAAAAGCAGATAGAGAAAGGAGGAGGAGTTGTGGTGGAGAATGGAGGCAAGGCAAACCAGCCGCGATCTCCGGTGACAAGCCGAGTTTATTTCTACTGGGTCACAAGGGAGGAAGGCTCATTTGAGTGGTTCAGGGAAGTGATGAATGAGGTAGCCGAGTATGACCAAGAATGTGTGATTGAGCTCCACAACTACTGTAGTAGTGTTTATGAGGAAGGTGATGCCAGAGCTGCTCTCATTGCTATGCTTCAATCACTTCATCATGCCAAGAGTGGTATAGACTGTGTCTCTGGGACACGAGTTAAGACTCACTTTGCTAGACCAAAATGGCGCGATGTATTCAAACGTCTCACTCTAAACCACACTAATCAACGCGTTG GGGTGTTTTATTGTGGTGCTAGTCTTGATTTGGAAGGAGAGTTGAGAAGGCTTGCACGAAACTTTTCTCGAAGGACCACTACTAAATTCGATTTCCACAAGGAGAATTTTTGA